From the Temnothorax longispinosus isolate EJ_2023e chromosome 6, Tlon_JGU_v1, whole genome shotgun sequence genome, one window contains:
- the LOC139814319 gene encoding ral GTPase-activating protein subunit beta isoform X2 has product MNLGVFNRVNLKDSQGGMYSEWASLSTLIQQGSEESQSVLEKFPPGAGKEVALSIVRQLAANLGITQAGEPSPLSTDREVQWCMEVICFGLSLPLAEHDTVRDCVNIYCEWLSALYSTPKISVPRPIVDDPNFYARKIISHFYNLFVPRKGEVWPFLYQDLGTDTINRQAVLCHRVLRTLQQIARGPATLERETWESLLLFLIGINDALLAPPATREDAGEQLCERVLGVLLEVWLVACERSFPSPPLWRTLRESCLRWRHRLALVEQWNRVCLALTARLLHIMYGPMFPELKISEEDTQLVSPTMSDEAVAQAWYRLLRTIGDPVDLCRPAVVSQTQAFLQYAIASPNVIDPCQHPCLQSLPQIFLKAVKGIAGQVDAFLGVSQACCWEECCVSNVTSGNSGTGSGGVGWDRSNSRDQPQPSPTPPTQRRLAKSFSVTPSAVTKGIPKASLIGLTTSRVTSTPPMLISNSGPSSASSTASMTSLGQDIRPPLAPGRPKCNSILHLFGEWLFEAAFIGTEGWSQNLPQPSGASKRPSSVLVDGPSSLQETVSDVPPTLCIDRYESGRAEALGALCRIFCAKKTGEEILPVYLARFYQAMYHGLKVDESRECGETLASILLNSADLFRLDLNGIQVLVPAVLSALEVVLPEKDLKLKSNMVSKPDLRRASIHLLISMLTLPLHFQNLAIKELPIFPGTNLSERSPVTFVQLKPRLMNLLINALQVETDPQNTHMLLGALLLSVQDSAAAEEVEQVTQPDAVASDSATNLLSSVTSDSASQISISSDQRSIGDASDIATLQEECIAFDSAHALFVRATYLVCHRLISSWKTDLNISLAALEMLSGLARTRIRETDALECKRAVKWLCDYISYQCWRPPPAHSKDLHSSIVAAFTCLTTWLTAHPQLLQDKDCLTTVLEVVELGVSGTKSVGKPGEPIKMKDEKELKPASMRVRDAADVLLTILLEQVGYFPSACGAQSLSSLLDEVSLLRHCNSWTGGRVARQAAVERFRYFVSENAIVLALLEEPLGNDQDPQPTVTVLIRGPFGRHAWTMQLRHLPRHRSSIRSINSNPGRPLPLAEAAPRTDYKPRFFPDNVDRIPHCKVDESIPSLEAVMSDNDAVRDEHQILVQFLERQITLESKHDNGSVKDAEDKTDECVPPQVCHEFQTARLFLSHFGFLNMEPKENEESRSSGLIALDPTIPGFCTDLETLDNISPRTCDTVHIFYVKAGQKSASEILSNVLHEENVSPNFLEFLSSLGWPVSVSGHAGWTGHVSTSWRVTAQVNVPQPAHSNHGGALYNGDTHVLYWADVSSEIAFVVPTQSYLIASTDSLEETSYNSDISASGQAWFERSISESTDTRSSGMSQNTTQTSRAMSLDLEKQPSSLPGAGPTNSSSADPIRPRRSAKQALPSQTNTKIMIVWLESLEDHIQFPIGDLLPSTYTGLEQARTLQATDVHVIFLQALANGLMRVRLQGPVSRINLATPLIDGMVVSRRVLGTLVRQTALNMGRRRRLDNDSYHPPHVRRRLKIQEMVQKYKRNLTDPELLTLLFSSTQTY; this is encoded by the exons ATGAATTTAGGCGTATTCAACAGAGTTAATCTCAAG GATTCCCAAGGAGGGATGTATTCAGAATGGGCCTCGCTGAGCACTCTGATCCAACAAGGCTCGGAGGAAAGCCAGAGCGTGCTGGAGAAGTTCCCCCCTGGCGCGGGGAAGGAGGTCGCGCTGTCCATAGTCCGCCAACTCGCCGCAAATCTCGGCATCACCCAGGCGGGAGAACCCAGTCCGCTCTCCACCGACAGGGAAGTTCAATGGTGCATGGAGGTGATATGCTTCGGCCTGTCGCTGCCGCTGGCCGAGCACGACACCGTCAGGGATTGCGTGAACATATACTGCGAGTGGCTGTCCGCTCTGTACTCGACGCCGAAGATCTCTGTGCCCAGGCCGATCGTGGACGACCCGAACTTCTACGCCAGGAAGATCATAAGTCATTTTTACAATCTGTTCGTGCCGAGAAAAGGGGAAG TCTGGCCTTTTCTGTATCAGGATCTAG GTACAGACACGATAAATCGGCAAGCTGTCCTGTGTCATCGAGTACTCAGGACTTTGCAGCAAATCGCGAGAGGCCCAGCGACTCTAGAGAGAGAAACTTGGGAGAGTCTGTTATTATTTCTCATCGGTATTAACGACGCGCTGTTAGCACCACCGGCAACGAGAGAGGATGCGGGAGAACAATTGTGCGAGAGGGTGCTCGGTGTATTGCTAGAG GTCTGGCTGGTCGCCTGCGAACGCAGTTTTCCTTCACCTCCGTTGTGGCGAACGTTACGAGAGTCCTGCCTGCGATGGCGTCACAGATTGGCTCTGGTGGAACAGTGGAATCGCGTGTGCCTCGCTCTTACGGCGAGGCTGTTGCACATTATGTACGGGCCGATGTTTCCCGAATTGAAAATAA GCGAGGAAGACACGCAACTGGTATCACCTACCATGTCGGACGAGGCGGTGGCGCAGGCATGGTACAGGCTGTTGCGTACCATCGGCGATCCCGTGGACCTGTGCAGACCCGCCGTCGTCTCGCAAACGCAAGCATTTCTGCAGTACGCTATCGCCAGCCCTAACGTCATAGATCCGTGCCAGCATCCGTGTCTGCAAAGTTTGCCGCAGATATTTCTGAAAGCTGTAAAAGGCATAGCGGGTCAGGTCGATGCCTTTTTGG GAGTTTCACAGGCATGCTGCTGGGAGGAGTGTTGCGTGTCCAACGTCACGTCGGGAAACAGCGGCACTGGCAGCGGGGGTGTCGGTTGGGACAGGTCGAACAGTAGGGATCAGCCTCAGCCGTCTCCCACACCCCCAACACAACGCAGACTTGCCAAAAGTTTCAGTGTCACTCCTTCCGCAGTCACTAAGG gaaTCCCGAAAGCGTCGTTAATCGGATTGACGACAAGCCGTGTAACTAGTACACCGCCGATGCTAATATCCAATTCCGGACCGTCATCCGCTTCGAGTACTGCat CTATGACCTCGCTTGGCCAGGACATTAGACCTCCTTTAGCTCCAGGACGACCCAAGTGTAACAGTATACTGCATCTCTTCGGGGAATGGTTGTTCGAGGCCGCGTTTATCGGTACCGAAGGTTGGTCGCAGAACTTACCGC AACCGTCAGGCGCTTCAAAACGTCCGTCATCGGTACTTGTGGACGGGCCGAGTTCTCTGCAGGAAACCGTGAGCGACGTACCGCCGACACTTTGCATAGACCGCTACGAGTCTGGCAGAGCGGAGGCATTGGGCGCCCTGTGTAGAATCTTCTGCGCCAAGAAAACAGGCGAAGAGATCTTACCCGTGTACCTGGCCAGATTTTACCAGGCGATGTATCACGGCCTCAAAGTCGACGAG TCTCGCGAATGTGGCGAAACATTAGCGAGTATTCTGTTGAATTCGGCTGATCTGTTTCGCCTCGATTTGAATGGTATACAAGTCCTGGTGCCGGCCGTGTTGTCCGCTCTGGAGGTGGTCCTACCGGAGAAAGACCTGAAGCTGAAATCTAATATGGTATCAAAGCCGGACTTGCGAAGGGCCTCGATACATCTGCTAATATCAATGTTAACGCTGCCTCTGCATTTTCAG AACCTCGCCATTAAGGAGCTTCCGATATTCCCAGGCACGAATTTATCCGAGAGAAGTCCCGTAACGTTTGTACAATTAAAACCGAGACTCATGAATCTACTCATAAACGCTTTACAAGTGGAGACCGATCCTCAGAATACACATATGCTATTGG GTGCTTTGTTACTGAGCGTACAAGATTCTGCAGCAGCGGAAGAAGTGGAACAGGTCACGCAACCCGACGCGGTAGCCAGTGACTCGGCaactaatttattatcttcag TCACCAGCGATTCGGCCAGTCAAATAAGTATATCCAGTGATCAGCGATCAATTGGCGATGCCTCTGACATTGCAACCCTTCAAGAGGAATGCATTGCGTTTG ATTCCGCCCACGCTCTTTTTGTACGAGCAACGTACTTGGTGTGTCACCGTTTGATTTCGTCATGGAAGACTGACTTGAACATCTCTCTAGCAGCACTCGAGATGCTATCGGGATTAGCACGCACACGCATTCGCGAAACAG ATGCTCTGGAATGCAAGAGGGCGGTAAAATGGTTGTGCGACTACATTTCGTATCAGTGTTGGCGTCCACCTCCGGCGCACTCTAAGGATCTCCATTCGTCCATCGTCGCGGCGTTTACTTGCCTGACAACCTGGCTAACTGCCCATCCGCAATTGTTACAG GACAAAGACTGCTTGACTACAGTATTGGAAGTCGTCGAGCTCGGAGTGTCGGGCACCAAGAGTGTCGGAAAACCGGGAGAACCTATCAAAATGAAAGACGAAAAAGAGCTAAAGCCTGCTTCTATGCGCGTAAGAGACGCTGCCGATGTTCTTCTCACTATTCTGTTGGAACAG GTCGGTTACTTTCCAAGCGCCTGCGGGGCACAATCGCTTTCGTCATTGTTGGACGAAGTATCTTTGCTTCGGCACTGCAACAGCTGGACCGGTGGACGCGTGGCACGACAAGCGGCCGTCGAGAGATTTCGTTACTTCGTGTCCGAGAACGCGATTGTGTTAGCGCTGTTGGAGGAACCACTGGGGAACGATCAGGACCCTCAGCCGACCGTGACGGTCCTAATCCGTGGACCGTTCGGCAGACACGCGTGGACGATGCAGCTCCGTCATTTACCGCGTCATCGATCCAGCATCAGAAGTATAAACAGCAATCCCGGACGACCCTTGCCGTTAGCTGAAGCCGCACCACGAACGGATTATAAACCGAGATTCTTCCCAGATAATGTAGATCGCATTCCTCACTGTAAAGT GGATGAATCGATACCGAGTCTCGAAGCAGTTATGAGTGACAACGATGCTGTACGTGATGAACATCAGATCCTCGTGCAGTTCTTAGAACGTCAGATAACGCTCGAGTCGAAGCATGACAATGGTAGTGTAAAGGATGCAGAAGACAAAACCGATGAATGCGTACCGCCCCAGGTCTGTCACGAGTTCCAAACGGCTCGTCTATTCCTGAGCCATTtcggttttttaaatatggaACCTAAGGAGAACGAGGAATCCAGAAGTAGCGGGCTAATCGCTCTCGATCCGACCATCCCTGGTTTCTGTACGGACTTGGAAACTCTGGACAATATCAGTCCGCGAACGTGCGACACCGTTCACATCTTTTACGTAAAAGCTGGTCAAAAGTCTGCCTCCGAAATATTGTCAAACGTG CTGCACGAGGAGAATGTGTCGCCAAATTTCTTGGAATTCTTAAGCTCTCTCGGTTGGCCCGTTTCCGTGTCAGGTCACGCGGGCTGGACCGGCCACGTATCTACTTCGTGGAGAGTAACGGCGCAAGTCAACGTGCCACAGCCAGCTCACAGCAATCACGGTGGTGCCCTTTACAACGGTGACACTCACGTGTTGTATTGGGCGGATGTGAGTTCGGAAATCGCGTTTGTTGTGCCTACGCAGTCGTATCTCATCGCCAGCACGGATTCATTAGAGGAGACCAGTTACAATAGCGATATCAGTGCCAGTGGACAAG ccTGGTTTGAACGGAGCATCAGTGAAAGTACGGACACTCGCAGCAGTGGAATGTCACAAAATACAACGCAGACTTCTCGAGCGATGTCGCTCGATTTGGAGAAACAGCCGTCGAGCTTGCCGGGAGCAGGTCCGACGAATTCTTCGAGTGCAGATCCCATCAGGCCTAGAAGGTCGGCAAAGCAAGCTCTGCCGTCTCAAACTAATACAAAAATCATGATTGTGTGGTTGGAGAGTCTGGAAGATCATATCCAGTTCCCGATTG GCGATCTGCTTCCTTCCACCTACACCGGGCTGGAACAAGCGAGGACGCTGCAAGCTACCGATGTGCACGTTATCTTTCTTCAAGCCCTCGCTAATGGTTTAATGCGGGTCAGATTGCAGGGGCCGGTTTCGAGAATCAATTTGGCGACGCCTTTAATCGACGGTATGGTGGTATCGAGAAGAGTCTTGGGAACCTTGGTTAGACAAACGGCTCTTAATATGGGACGTAGGAGAAGGCTGGATAACGACag TTATCATCCACCGCACGTTCGAAGACGTCTAAAAATTCAAGAGAtggtacaaaaatataaaagaaatttaacggACCCAGAGTTATTGACACTTTTATTCAGCAGCACTCAAACTTATTAA
- the LOC139814319 gene encoding ral GTPase-activating protein subunit beta isoform X1 — protein MNLGVFNRVNLKDSQGGMYSEWASLSTLIQQGSEESQSVLEKFPPGAGKEVALSIVRQLAANLGITQAGEPSPLSTDREVQWCMEVICFGLSLPLAEHDTVRDCVNIYCEWLSALYSTPKISVPRPIVDDPNFYARKIISHFYNLFVPRKGEVWPFLYQDLGTDTINRQAVLCHRVLRTLQQIARGPATLERETWESLLLFLIGINDALLAPPATREDAGEQLCERVLGVLLEVWLVACERSFPSPPLWRTLRESCLRWRHRLALVEQWNRVCLALTARLLHIMYGPMFPELKISEEDTQLVSPTMSDEAVAQAWYRLLRTIGDPVDLCRPAVVSQTQAFLQYAIASPNVIDPCQHPCLQSLPQIFLKAVKGIAGQVDAFLGVSQACCWEECCVSNVTSGNSGTGSGGVGWDRSNSRDQPQPSPTPPTQRRLAKSFSVTPSAVTKGIPKASLIGLTTSRVTSTPPMLISNSGPSSASSTASMTSLGQDIRPPLAPGRPKCNSILHLFGEWLFEAAFIGTEGWSQNLPQPSGASKRPSSVLVDGPSSLQETVSDVPPTLCIDRYESGRAEALGALCRIFCAKKTGEEILPVYLARFYQAMYHGLKVDESRECGETLASILLNSADLFRLDLNGIQVLVPAVLSALEVVLPEKDLKLKSNMVSKPDLRRASIHLLISMLTLPLHFQNLAIKELPIFPGTNLSERSPVTFVQLKPRLMNLLINALQVETDPQNTHMLLGALLLSVQDSAAAEEVEQVTQPDAVASDSATNLLSSVTSDSASQISISSDQRSIGDASDIATLQEECIAFDSAHALFVRATYLVCHRLISSWKTDLNISLAALEMLSGLARTRIRETARKLTDALECKRAVKWLCDYISYQCWRPPPAHSKDLHSSIVAAFTCLTTWLTAHPQLLQDKDCLTTVLEVVELGVSGTKSVGKPGEPIKMKDEKELKPASMRVRDAADVLLTILLEQVGYFPSACGAQSLSSLLDEVSLLRHCNSWTGGRVARQAAVERFRYFVSENAIVLALLEEPLGNDQDPQPTVTVLIRGPFGRHAWTMQLRHLPRHRSSIRSINSNPGRPLPLAEAAPRTDYKPRFFPDNVDRIPHCKVDESIPSLEAVMSDNDAVRDEHQILVQFLERQITLESKHDNGSVKDAEDKTDECVPPQVCHEFQTARLFLSHFGFLNMEPKENEESRSSGLIALDPTIPGFCTDLETLDNISPRTCDTVHIFYVKAGQKSASEILSNVLHEENVSPNFLEFLSSLGWPVSVSGHAGWTGHVSTSWRVTAQVNVPQPAHSNHGGALYNGDTHVLYWADVSSEIAFVVPTQSYLIASTDSLEETSYNSDISASGQAWFERSISESTDTRSSGMSQNTTQTSRAMSLDLEKQPSSLPGAGPTNSSSADPIRPRRSAKQALPSQTNTKIMIVWLESLEDHIQFPIGDLLPSTYTGLEQARTLQATDVHVIFLQALANGLMRVRLQGPVSRINLATPLIDGMVVSRRVLGTLVRQTALNMGRRRRLDNDSYHPPHVRRRLKIQEMVQKYKRNLTDPELLTLLFSSTQTY, from the exons ATGAATTTAGGCGTATTCAACAGAGTTAATCTCAAG GATTCCCAAGGAGGGATGTATTCAGAATGGGCCTCGCTGAGCACTCTGATCCAACAAGGCTCGGAGGAAAGCCAGAGCGTGCTGGAGAAGTTCCCCCCTGGCGCGGGGAAGGAGGTCGCGCTGTCCATAGTCCGCCAACTCGCCGCAAATCTCGGCATCACCCAGGCGGGAGAACCCAGTCCGCTCTCCACCGACAGGGAAGTTCAATGGTGCATGGAGGTGATATGCTTCGGCCTGTCGCTGCCGCTGGCCGAGCACGACACCGTCAGGGATTGCGTGAACATATACTGCGAGTGGCTGTCCGCTCTGTACTCGACGCCGAAGATCTCTGTGCCCAGGCCGATCGTGGACGACCCGAACTTCTACGCCAGGAAGATCATAAGTCATTTTTACAATCTGTTCGTGCCGAGAAAAGGGGAAG TCTGGCCTTTTCTGTATCAGGATCTAG GTACAGACACGATAAATCGGCAAGCTGTCCTGTGTCATCGAGTACTCAGGACTTTGCAGCAAATCGCGAGAGGCCCAGCGACTCTAGAGAGAGAAACTTGGGAGAGTCTGTTATTATTTCTCATCGGTATTAACGACGCGCTGTTAGCACCACCGGCAACGAGAGAGGATGCGGGAGAACAATTGTGCGAGAGGGTGCTCGGTGTATTGCTAGAG GTCTGGCTGGTCGCCTGCGAACGCAGTTTTCCTTCACCTCCGTTGTGGCGAACGTTACGAGAGTCCTGCCTGCGATGGCGTCACAGATTGGCTCTGGTGGAACAGTGGAATCGCGTGTGCCTCGCTCTTACGGCGAGGCTGTTGCACATTATGTACGGGCCGATGTTTCCCGAATTGAAAATAA GCGAGGAAGACACGCAACTGGTATCACCTACCATGTCGGACGAGGCGGTGGCGCAGGCATGGTACAGGCTGTTGCGTACCATCGGCGATCCCGTGGACCTGTGCAGACCCGCCGTCGTCTCGCAAACGCAAGCATTTCTGCAGTACGCTATCGCCAGCCCTAACGTCATAGATCCGTGCCAGCATCCGTGTCTGCAAAGTTTGCCGCAGATATTTCTGAAAGCTGTAAAAGGCATAGCGGGTCAGGTCGATGCCTTTTTGG GAGTTTCACAGGCATGCTGCTGGGAGGAGTGTTGCGTGTCCAACGTCACGTCGGGAAACAGCGGCACTGGCAGCGGGGGTGTCGGTTGGGACAGGTCGAACAGTAGGGATCAGCCTCAGCCGTCTCCCACACCCCCAACACAACGCAGACTTGCCAAAAGTTTCAGTGTCACTCCTTCCGCAGTCACTAAGG gaaTCCCGAAAGCGTCGTTAATCGGATTGACGACAAGCCGTGTAACTAGTACACCGCCGATGCTAATATCCAATTCCGGACCGTCATCCGCTTCGAGTACTGCat CTATGACCTCGCTTGGCCAGGACATTAGACCTCCTTTAGCTCCAGGACGACCCAAGTGTAACAGTATACTGCATCTCTTCGGGGAATGGTTGTTCGAGGCCGCGTTTATCGGTACCGAAGGTTGGTCGCAGAACTTACCGC AACCGTCAGGCGCTTCAAAACGTCCGTCATCGGTACTTGTGGACGGGCCGAGTTCTCTGCAGGAAACCGTGAGCGACGTACCGCCGACACTTTGCATAGACCGCTACGAGTCTGGCAGAGCGGAGGCATTGGGCGCCCTGTGTAGAATCTTCTGCGCCAAGAAAACAGGCGAAGAGATCTTACCCGTGTACCTGGCCAGATTTTACCAGGCGATGTATCACGGCCTCAAAGTCGACGAG TCTCGCGAATGTGGCGAAACATTAGCGAGTATTCTGTTGAATTCGGCTGATCTGTTTCGCCTCGATTTGAATGGTATACAAGTCCTGGTGCCGGCCGTGTTGTCCGCTCTGGAGGTGGTCCTACCGGAGAAAGACCTGAAGCTGAAATCTAATATGGTATCAAAGCCGGACTTGCGAAGGGCCTCGATACATCTGCTAATATCAATGTTAACGCTGCCTCTGCATTTTCAG AACCTCGCCATTAAGGAGCTTCCGATATTCCCAGGCACGAATTTATCCGAGAGAAGTCCCGTAACGTTTGTACAATTAAAACCGAGACTCATGAATCTACTCATAAACGCTTTACAAGTGGAGACCGATCCTCAGAATACACATATGCTATTGG GTGCTTTGTTACTGAGCGTACAAGATTCTGCAGCAGCGGAAGAAGTGGAACAGGTCACGCAACCCGACGCGGTAGCCAGTGACTCGGCaactaatttattatcttcag TCACCAGCGATTCGGCCAGTCAAATAAGTATATCCAGTGATCAGCGATCAATTGGCGATGCCTCTGACATTGCAACCCTTCAAGAGGAATGCATTGCGTTTG ATTCCGCCCACGCTCTTTTTGTACGAGCAACGTACTTGGTGTGTCACCGTTTGATTTCGTCATGGAAGACTGACTTGAACATCTCTCTAGCAGCACTCGAGATGCTATCGGGATTAGCACGCACACGCATTCGCGAAACAG CAAGGAAACTCACAG ATGCTCTGGAATGCAAGAGGGCGGTAAAATGGTTGTGCGACTACATTTCGTATCAGTGTTGGCGTCCACCTCCGGCGCACTCTAAGGATCTCCATTCGTCCATCGTCGCGGCGTTTACTTGCCTGACAACCTGGCTAACTGCCCATCCGCAATTGTTACAG GACAAAGACTGCTTGACTACAGTATTGGAAGTCGTCGAGCTCGGAGTGTCGGGCACCAAGAGTGTCGGAAAACCGGGAGAACCTATCAAAATGAAAGACGAAAAAGAGCTAAAGCCTGCTTCTATGCGCGTAAGAGACGCTGCCGATGTTCTTCTCACTATTCTGTTGGAACAG GTCGGTTACTTTCCAAGCGCCTGCGGGGCACAATCGCTTTCGTCATTGTTGGACGAAGTATCTTTGCTTCGGCACTGCAACAGCTGGACCGGTGGACGCGTGGCACGACAAGCGGCCGTCGAGAGATTTCGTTACTTCGTGTCCGAGAACGCGATTGTGTTAGCGCTGTTGGAGGAACCACTGGGGAACGATCAGGACCCTCAGCCGACCGTGACGGTCCTAATCCGTGGACCGTTCGGCAGACACGCGTGGACGATGCAGCTCCGTCATTTACCGCGTCATCGATCCAGCATCAGAAGTATAAACAGCAATCCCGGACGACCCTTGCCGTTAGCTGAAGCCGCACCACGAACGGATTATAAACCGAGATTCTTCCCAGATAATGTAGATCGCATTCCTCACTGTAAAGT GGATGAATCGATACCGAGTCTCGAAGCAGTTATGAGTGACAACGATGCTGTACGTGATGAACATCAGATCCTCGTGCAGTTCTTAGAACGTCAGATAACGCTCGAGTCGAAGCATGACAATGGTAGTGTAAAGGATGCAGAAGACAAAACCGATGAATGCGTACCGCCCCAGGTCTGTCACGAGTTCCAAACGGCTCGTCTATTCCTGAGCCATTtcggttttttaaatatggaACCTAAGGAGAACGAGGAATCCAGAAGTAGCGGGCTAATCGCTCTCGATCCGACCATCCCTGGTTTCTGTACGGACTTGGAAACTCTGGACAATATCAGTCCGCGAACGTGCGACACCGTTCACATCTTTTACGTAAAAGCTGGTCAAAAGTCTGCCTCCGAAATATTGTCAAACGTG CTGCACGAGGAGAATGTGTCGCCAAATTTCTTGGAATTCTTAAGCTCTCTCGGTTGGCCCGTTTCCGTGTCAGGTCACGCGGGCTGGACCGGCCACGTATCTACTTCGTGGAGAGTAACGGCGCAAGTCAACGTGCCACAGCCAGCTCACAGCAATCACGGTGGTGCCCTTTACAACGGTGACACTCACGTGTTGTATTGGGCGGATGTGAGTTCGGAAATCGCGTTTGTTGTGCCTACGCAGTCGTATCTCATCGCCAGCACGGATTCATTAGAGGAGACCAGTTACAATAGCGATATCAGTGCCAGTGGACAAG ccTGGTTTGAACGGAGCATCAGTGAAAGTACGGACACTCGCAGCAGTGGAATGTCACAAAATACAACGCAGACTTCTCGAGCGATGTCGCTCGATTTGGAGAAACAGCCGTCGAGCTTGCCGGGAGCAGGTCCGACGAATTCTTCGAGTGCAGATCCCATCAGGCCTAGAAGGTCGGCAAAGCAAGCTCTGCCGTCTCAAACTAATACAAAAATCATGATTGTGTGGTTGGAGAGTCTGGAAGATCATATCCAGTTCCCGATTG GCGATCTGCTTCCTTCCACCTACACCGGGCTGGAACAAGCGAGGACGCTGCAAGCTACCGATGTGCACGTTATCTTTCTTCAAGCCCTCGCTAATGGTTTAATGCGGGTCAGATTGCAGGGGCCGGTTTCGAGAATCAATTTGGCGACGCCTTTAATCGACGGTATGGTGGTATCGAGAAGAGTCTTGGGAACCTTGGTTAGACAAACGGCTCTTAATATGGGACGTAGGAGAAGGCTGGATAACGACag TTATCATCCACCGCACGTTCGAAGACGTCTAAAAATTCAAGAGAtggtacaaaaatataaaagaaatttaacggACCCAGAGTTATTGACACTTTTATTCAGCAGCACTCAAACTTATTAA